In a genomic window of Corynebacterium lizhenjunii:
- a CDS encoding IS1634 family transposase produces MSPYIRTVTTASGATAVQVVLEERAGRKVMKHIGSAHDDYELALLKAEAQRVIDGDQLCLDLGLDDRNAPAGSGSKDNPLPVSSQKAGVLLECIDSCYQRLGFDVATGGDQVFANLVRARIIQPGSKLDSIETLAEVGVVSATYATIKRHLASYATESFREILSQALARHAGIGAGSFVLYDVTTLYFETDTPDDLRKSGFSKERRVEPQILVGLLTDATGFPLHIGAYEGNKAETHTLLPMIRAFQSAYNLDRVTIVADAGMFSAENKTAIVEAGLDYILSTKVPSLPEVITQWKQEHPGQDYTHGQIWSQPSYTDRRHATTGKPDSVTHFHYSYDRARRTVRGIDEQLAKAARAVEGKVAIKRNRYIDLKAPNKKVNYELATKHRALAGIKGYETTLTSMPAPEVLRAYRHLLNIEKSFRMSKSDLKARPIYARTEDSINAHLNIVMAALAISQMMETATGKSIKRLVRTLKKYRTFELKLNGTTIHAATPLPPDVQQLLNAITQA; encoded by the coding sequence GTGAGCCCGTATATTCGTACCGTTACCACCGCCTCAGGTGCTACTGCTGTGCAGGTGGTGTTAGAAGAACGTGCAGGTAGAAAGGTGATGAAGCATATCGGCTCTGCCCACGATGACTATGAGCTAGCGTTGTTGAAAGCTGAAGCTCAACGCGTGATTGATGGGGATCAACTCTGCCTCGATTTAGGGCTTGATGATAGGAATGCGCCTGCAGGTAGTGGGTCGAAAGACAATCCGTTACCGGTGAGTTCCCAAAAGGCTGGTGTCCTTTTAGAGTGCATTGACTCGTGCTACCAGCGGCTTGGATTTGATGTTGCCACTGGTGGCGACCAGGTTTTTGCCAATCTAGTGCGCGCGCGGATTATTCAGCCAGGTTCCAAGCTGGATTCGATTGAGACTTTGGCCGAAGTTGGCGTGGTAAGTGCCACTTATGCCACAATCAAACGGCATTTAGCCAGCTACGCTACAGAGTCATTTCGTGAGATTTTGTCTCAAGCCTTAGCTCGCCATGCTGGTATCGGTGCAGGAAGCTTCGTCTTATACGACGTGACCACGCTGTATTTCGAAACTGATACTCCAGATGACCTGCGTAAATCCGGCTTTTCGAAAGAACGCCGAGTCGAACCTCAAATCCTGGTAGGCCTGCTAACCGATGCCACGGGCTTCCCACTACATATCGGGGCCTATGAAGGCAACAAAGCCGAAACGCACACGTTGTTACCGATGATCCGGGCTTTTCAGTCTGCGTACAATCTCGACCGCGTCACGATTGTTGCTGATGCGGGCATGTTTTCAGCCGAGAACAAGACAGCTATCGTTGAGGCGGGGCTAGATTACATCCTTTCTACCAAAGTCCCCTCCCTGCCTGAGGTGATCACCCAGTGGAAACAGGAACATCCTGGCCAGGACTACACTCACGGGCAAATATGGTCCCAGCCTTCCTACACAGATCGACGCCATGCCACAACAGGCAAGCCGGATTCTGTTACTCACTTTCACTACTCCTACGATCGGGCTCGACGAACAGTGCGCGGCATCGACGAGCAGCTAGCCAAGGCTGCCCGAGCAGTAGAAGGCAAAGTAGCGATCAAACGTAATCGATACATCGATCTCAAAGCCCCAAATAAAAAGGTCAACTACGAACTGGCCACCAAACATAGGGCCTTAGCTGGGATTAAAGGCTACGAAACGACGCTCACATCGATGCCCGCACCCGAGGTGCTCCGCGCCTACAGACATCTGCTCAACATTGAAAAATCGTTCCGAATGTCAAAGTCCGATCTCAAAGCCCGCCCGATCTACGCGCGAACCGAAGACTCTATAAACGCCCACCTCAACATCGTCATGGCCGCTCTAGCAATCAGTCAGATGATGGAAACGGCCACAGGCAAAAGCATCAAACGCCTGGTACGAACCCTGAAAAAATACCGAACCTTCGAACTCAAACTCAACGGCACCACCATCCACGCCGCCACACCACTGCCCCCTGACGTCCAACAACTCCTCAACGCCATCACCCAAGCCTGA
- a CDS encoding ornithine cyclodeaminase family protein: MLHISAQDVANLVSPADAVKCIHETLAAGFDPAQDFARDAKPVPGGEFLLMPSASTAGFGVKLVSVADPDPNFTGPRIQGTYVLFDGATLAPHATIDGVALTNLRTPAASLAGVRDFLADSPAPLSAVVIGTGPQGRWHARTLEDMLRGTREVAITFASRTRPADLDRWVRMGSPEAAAALSTADVIITTTTSTTPVISRKDISDTAIVVAVGSHSPQARELAADILADATVIVEDKATALREAGDVVLAIEDSALSGEDLVEIKDVLCQRSTVSLKAPIVFKTTGMAWQDLVIAQLIAQRYAH; the protein is encoded by the coding sequence ATGCTTCACATCAGCGCCCAGGACGTTGCCAACCTAGTCTCCCCTGCCGATGCCGTGAAGTGCATCCACGAAACCCTTGCCGCAGGCTTCGACCCCGCGCAGGACTTCGCCCGGGATGCCAAACCGGTCCCCGGTGGGGAGTTCCTTCTGATGCCTTCGGCATCTACCGCGGGATTCGGCGTGAAGCTGGTATCGGTCGCGGATCCCGACCCCAACTTCACCGGCCCGCGCATCCAGGGCACCTACGTGCTCTTTGACGGCGCCACCCTGGCCCCGCACGCAACCATTGATGGCGTGGCGCTGACCAACTTGCGCACCCCTGCAGCTTCCTTAGCGGGTGTGCGAGACTTTCTTGCCGATTCCCCCGCTCCCTTGAGCGCCGTTGTTATTGGCACTGGTCCGCAGGGGCGCTGGCACGCCCGCACATTGGAGGATATGCTGCGCGGGACGCGCGAGGTGGCTATAACCTTTGCGTCGCGTACCCGGCCAGCTGACCTGGACAGGTGGGTTCGCATGGGCAGCCCGGAGGCGGCAGCAGCTCTGTCCACCGCCGACGTCATTATCACCACCACGACCTCTACAACACCAGTCATTAGCCGCAAGGACATCTCGGATACCGCAATTGTGGTGGCGGTGGGCTCCCACTCCCCGCAGGCGCGCGAGCTAGCCGCTGACATTTTGGCCGATGCCACGGTAATAGTCGAGGATAAGGCAACCGCTTTGCGAGAAGCCGGTGATGTGGTGCTCGCTATTGAAGATTCCGCCCTCAGTGGAGAAGATCTGGTAGAAATCAAGGATGTCTTGTGCCAAAGGTCCACAGTCAGTCTTAAGGCTCCGATAGTATTTAAGACTACGGGCATGGCGTGGCAAGATTTGGTGATTGCGCAGCTTATCGCTCAGCGCTACGCCCACTAA
- a CDS encoding DNA primase, with protein sequence MSFFEDIATALDAEGIESRVHDEVMFVPITSDLEIQFQEIDPLLPAANVYIAAADVDEDDEDFEAVLVSVAFSVEDAVEAVAGHIATDQVVTVLRDLLEGTDERIAELEFQQDEFNPNLVVAEVAQDSELRVLVESIDGTPSAIVRFVAFDFAEEDYAGQDSTACDADPNIEGAQTRAVVPDLSLDEQLAVLSSLDGELAGPIIEVPAETLELGTYTDFDRLFDVLSLVSEQAADWEAQLVAFDEDDFDEPDVYDIFGADDDDADVFYDGEDIDDGDGLNDGEDLDGDSSAEL encoded by the coding sequence ATGAGTTTCTTTGAGGACATTGCAACGGCGCTTGATGCCGAAGGAATTGAGTCCCGCGTCCATGATGAGGTCATGTTCGTGCCCATCACCTCGGACTTGGAGATTCAGTTCCAGGAAATTGATCCCCTGCTTCCCGCTGCGAATGTCTACATCGCTGCTGCTGATGTGGATGAAGACGACGAGGACTTTGAGGCCGTACTGGTCTCGGTCGCTTTCTCAGTGGAAGACGCTGTAGAGGCTGTTGCCGGGCACATTGCCACAGATCAGGTAGTCACCGTGCTGCGGGATTTGCTAGAGGGAACCGATGAGCGCATTGCGGAGCTGGAGTTCCAGCAAGACGAGTTCAATCCAAACTTGGTGGTAGCGGAGGTTGCCCAGGACTCGGAGTTGCGGGTGTTGGTGGAGTCCATCGATGGCACTCCCAGCGCCATCGTGCGCTTTGTTGCTTTTGACTTCGCAGAAGAAGACTACGCCGGGCAAGATTCCACAGCTTGCGACGCTGACCCCAACATCGAAGGTGCCCAGACACGCGCTGTGGTGCCGGACTTAAGTCTGGACGAGCAGCTAGCTGTGCTGTCCAGCCTGGACGGTGAACTAGCTGGTCCCATCATTGAGGTACCCGCGGAGACCTTGGAGCTGGGTACCTACACCGACTTTGATCGCCTCTTTGACGTCCTCTCGCTAGTTTCGGAGCAAGCAGCCGATTGGGAAGCACAGCTGGTGGCCTTCGATGAGGATGACTTTGATGAGCCCGACGTTTACGACATCTTCGGTGCCGACGATGATGACGCGGATGTCTTCTACGATGGCGAGGATATCGACGATGGCGATGGCCTCAATGACGGCGAAGACCTCGACGGGGACTCCAGCGCTGAGCTATGA
- a CDS encoding MFS transporter, giving the protein MTDALHTADTAPEPTSTIPREIWIMVAAAFVIAIGYGLIAPLLPQFIVSFDVSMAAAGFVVSAFAASRLLFAPASGALVNRIGSRRVYITGLFVVAVATGAVALAQEYLHILILRTIAGIGSTMFTVSAMGLIVKHSPPHIRGRCSALYATAFLLGNIAGPLLGAALAFLGFRWPFLIYGIGVALAALIVWVLMPAEDAATQQAQALPAMTLREAWADTAFRASLMSGFAHSWINLGVRVSVLPLFAAAVFHNGAATSGIALAAFAAGNAVVLQFSGRWADALGRKPLIISGLLGSGIFVGVLGFADNVASLLVISVLAGAASGLINPAQQATLADIVGSQRSGGQVLSGFQMAGDLGQILGPIVIGFLADTYGFGVAFGSSALIALLGILGWLWAREPLAKDPAKVQRAPL; this is encoded by the coding sequence ATGACGGACGCACTCCATACAGCTGACACCGCACCAGAACCGACTTCCACCATTCCACGGGAGATCTGGATTATGGTTGCCGCAGCCTTTGTCATCGCTATCGGATACGGCCTGATCGCCCCACTATTGCCGCAGTTCATCGTCAGCTTCGACGTTTCCATGGCCGCGGCCGGCTTCGTGGTTTCAGCTTTTGCCGCCTCCCGCTTGCTCTTCGCCCCAGCATCGGGGGCGCTGGTCAATCGCATTGGCAGCCGCCGGGTCTACATCACGGGATTATTTGTCGTCGCCGTGGCCACTGGGGCAGTTGCCCTTGCTCAGGAATATCTACACATTCTCATCCTGCGCACCATAGCTGGCATTGGTTCCACTATGTTCACGGTTTCTGCAATGGGGCTCATAGTCAAGCACTCGCCGCCGCACATCCGTGGGCGTTGTTCTGCGCTCTATGCCACCGCCTTTCTCCTGGGTAATATAGCCGGGCCACTCCTGGGCGCGGCCCTAGCATTCTTGGGCTTTCGGTGGCCGTTCCTCATCTACGGCATTGGTGTCGCTTTGGCAGCACTCATCGTCTGGGTGCTCATGCCTGCGGAGGATGCCGCGACCCAGCAAGCACAAGCCTTGCCCGCAATGACTCTTCGTGAGGCGTGGGCGGACACGGCCTTTCGCGCCAGCTTGATGTCTGGATTCGCCCACAGTTGGATTAACCTTGGCGTGCGAGTTTCTGTCCTGCCACTCTTTGCTGCAGCTGTCTTCCATAATGGTGCAGCCACTTCGGGTATTGCCTTGGCTGCCTTCGCCGCTGGCAACGCCGTGGTGTTGCAATTCTCTGGCCGGTGGGCAGACGCCCTGGGGCGCAAGCCACTTATCATTTCTGGTCTGTTGGGCTCCGGCATCTTTGTGGGCGTTTTGGGGTTTGCGGACAACGTGGCTTCGCTGCTGGTGATTTCCGTGCTTGCCGGCGCAGCCTCTGGGTTAATCAATCCTGCGCAGCAGGCTACTTTGGCAGATATCGTGGGTTCGCAACGCTCTGGTGGCCAGGTGCTCTCCGGTTTCCAAATGGCTGGTGATTTAGGCCAAATTCTCGGCCCGATTGTTATCGGCTTCTTGGCAGATACCTATGGCTTTGGCGTCGCCTTCGGCTCTAGCGCCCTCATCGCGCTGCTAGGCATTCTTGGCTGGCTCTGGGCCCGCGAACCACTGGCTAAAGACCCCGCCAAGGTTCAACGCGCCCCGCTGTAG
- a CDS encoding multifunctional oxoglutarate decarboxylase/oxoglutarate dehydrogenase thiamine pyrophosphate-binding subunit/dihydrolipoyllysine-residue succinyltransferase subunit, giving the protein MSNSSIFGPNAWLIDEQFQQYSKDPNSVDKEWREYFEANGAPQAAKESTAAVKQTEGANTERKQAVRETSIDKAEASAVSNTKKSAQPTQAAKAAKQAKKDESPLDRIGPAPEPGESQLKGMFKAIAKNMDESLAIPTATTVRDMPVKLMWENRAMINDHLQRTRGGKISFTHILGYAMVKAAQIHPGMNVRYEVKDGKPFVIQPEHINLGLAIDLPQKDGSRALVVAAIKECENKSFAEFIDAYEDIVARSRKNKLTMDDFSGVTINLTNPGGIGTRHSIARLTKGSGAIIGVGSMDYPAEFAGASADRLADLGVGRLVTLTSTYDHRVIQGAESGEFLRTVGQLINDAKFWDELFSSMGVPYSPLRWAQDVPNTGVDKNTRVQQLIEAYRSRGHLKANVNPLRWRQPGLPWPDHRDLDIATHGLTIWDLDRTFNVGGFGGKETMTLREVLSRLRAAYTLKVGSEYTHIMDRDEREWLRDRLEAGMPKPTNAEQKYILQKVNGAEAFENFLHTKYVGQKRFSLEGAESLIPLMDSIIDTAAGQGLDEVVIGMPHRGRLNVLFNIVGKPLADIFGEFDGNYKGGQLGGSGDVKYHLGAEGYHLQMFGDGEIKVSLAANPSHLEAVDPVMEGIARAKEDLLAKPGEHSVVPIMLHGDSSFAGLGVVQETINLSRIAGYTVGGTVHIVVNNQVGFTTTPDSARSTHYATDLAKGFDCPVFHVNGDDPEAVVWVGQLATEYRRQFGKDVFIDLICYRLRGHNEADDPSMTQPMLYDVIEDHTSVRELYTQELIGRGDLSEADAEAAARDFHDQMEAVFSEVKEAEKQPPKEQTGITSAQQLTRGLNTSITREELASIGQAYLDTPEGFQYHKRVGKIAEQRAKAAIEGGIDWGFGELIAFGSLANSGKVVRLAGEDSRRGTFTQRHAVAFDPTNAEEFHPLNDLALRAGNGGKFMVYNSALTEFAGMGFEYGYALGNPDAVVAWEAQFGDFANGAQTIIDQYVSSGEAKWGLMNSLILLLPHGYEGQGPDHSSARIERYLQLCAEGSMTVAQPSTPANHFHLLRRQALGTMKRPLVVFTPKAMLRMKAASSSVEEFTDIKKFRSVINDPKYFDMYGEKIADTSKVTTIMLVSGKLYYDLEKKRNDDGREDIAIVRVEMLHPIPFNRLREAFEAYPNAKQIRFVQAEPANQGPWPFYNEHLRTLIPNMPDMVRISRRAQSSTATGNAKVHQIEHDKLLNEAFAD; this is encoded by the coding sequence GTGAGCAACTCGAGCATCTTCGGCCCTAACGCGTGGCTGATTGACGAACAGTTCCAGCAGTATTCCAAGGACCCCAACTCCGTTGACAAGGAATGGCGCGAGTACTTCGAAGCCAACGGCGCCCCGCAGGCTGCCAAGGAGTCAACCGCCGCGGTCAAGCAGACCGAAGGCGCCAACACCGAGCGCAAGCAGGCTGTGCGCGAGACCAGCATAGACAAGGCCGAAGCCTCCGCTGTTAGCAATACGAAGAAGTCCGCACAGCCCACCCAGGCTGCAAAGGCTGCTAAGCAGGCTAAGAAGGACGAGTCCCCCTTGGATCGCATTGGCCCCGCACCGGAGCCGGGTGAGAGCCAGCTCAAGGGCATGTTCAAGGCCATTGCAAAAAACATGGATGAGTCTTTGGCTATCCCCACCGCCACCACCGTGCGCGATATGCCGGTGAAGCTGATGTGGGAAAACCGTGCGATGATCAATGATCACCTCCAGCGCACCCGCGGCGGCAAGATCTCCTTTACCCACATTCTGGGCTACGCCATGGTTAAGGCAGCACAGATCCACCCGGGCATGAATGTGCGCTATGAGGTCAAGGACGGCAAGCCCTTTGTTATCCAGCCGGAGCACATCAACCTGGGCCTGGCCATTGACCTTCCCCAGAAGGATGGTTCCCGCGCCCTGGTGGTGGCAGCCATCAAGGAATGTGAAAACAAGTCTTTTGCGGAGTTCATCGACGCCTACGAGGACATCGTGGCCCGATCCCGCAAGAACAAGCTGACCATGGATGATTTCTCTGGGGTCACCATCAACCTGACCAACCCTGGTGGCATTGGTACCCGCCACTCGATTGCGCGCCTGACTAAGGGCTCCGGCGCGATTATTGGTGTGGGTTCGATGGATTACCCGGCCGAGTTCGCCGGTGCTTCCGCAGACCGCTTGGCGGATCTGGGCGTGGGCCGTCTGGTCACGCTGACCTCTACCTATGATCACCGCGTTATCCAGGGTGCAGAATCTGGCGAGTTCCTGCGCACCGTTGGCCAGCTGATTAATGACGCAAAGTTCTGGGACGAGCTCTTCTCTTCCATGGGCGTTCCTTATTCCCCGCTGCGCTGGGCACAGGACGTACCCAACACCGGCGTGGACAAGAACACTCGCGTCCAGCAGTTGATTGAGGCCTACCGCTCCCGCGGCCACCTCAAGGCCAATGTCAACCCATTGCGCTGGCGCCAGCCGGGCTTGCCGTGGCCGGATCACCGCGATCTGGACATCGCCACCCACGGTCTGACCATCTGGGATTTGGACCGCACCTTCAACGTGGGCGGTTTCGGCGGCAAAGAGACCATGACGCTGCGTGAGGTTCTCTCCCGCCTGCGCGCTGCGTACACCCTCAAGGTGGGTTCCGAGTACACCCACATCATGGACCGTGACGAGCGCGAATGGCTGCGCGACCGACTCGAGGCCGGTATGCCCAAGCCCACCAATGCGGAGCAGAAGTACATTCTGCAGAAGGTCAACGGCGCAGAGGCCTTTGAGAACTTCCTGCACACCAAGTACGTGGGTCAAAAGCGCTTCTCCCTGGAGGGCGCGGAGTCGCTGATTCCGTTGATGGACTCCATCATTGACACTGCCGCTGGCCAGGGTCTGGACGAGGTAGTCATTGGTATGCCGCACCGCGGCCGCCTGAATGTCTTGTTCAACATCGTGGGCAAGCCGCTGGCGGACATCTTTGGTGAATTTGACGGCAACTACAAGGGCGGCCAGCTGGGCGGCTCCGGTGACGTGAAGTACCACCTGGGTGCCGAGGGCTACCACCTGCAGATGTTCGGCGACGGGGAAATCAAGGTCTCCCTCGCTGCTAACCCCTCCCACCTGGAGGCGGTGGACCCGGTCATGGAGGGCATTGCCCGCGCCAAGGAAGACCTGTTGGCCAAGCCGGGTGAGCACAGCGTGGTGCCCATCATGCTGCACGGTGATTCTTCCTTCGCCGGCCTGGGTGTGGTGCAAGAGACCATCAACCTCTCCCGCATTGCCGGCTATACCGTGGGCGGCACCGTCCACATTGTGGTCAACAACCAAGTGGGCTTCACCACCACCCCGGACTCCGCACGTTCCACCCACTACGCCACCGACTTGGCCAAGGGCTTTGACTGCCCGGTCTTCCACGTCAATGGCGACGACCCGGAGGCCGTGGTGTGGGTAGGCCAGCTGGCTACCGAGTACCGCCGCCAGTTTGGCAAGGACGTCTTCATCGACCTCATCTGCTACCGCCTACGCGGCCACAATGAGGCAGATGATCCGTCCATGACTCAGCCCATGCTCTACGACGTGATCGAGGATCACACCAGCGTGCGCGAGCTCTACACCCAGGAGCTCATTGGCCGTGGCGACCTCTCCGAGGCCGACGCTGAGGCTGCTGCCCGCGACTTCCACGATCAAATGGAAGCTGTCTTCTCCGAGGTCAAGGAAGCTGAAAAGCAGCCGCCGAAGGAGCAGACCGGCATTACCTCCGCCCAGCAGCTCACCCGTGGCCTGAACACCTCCATCACCCGTGAGGAACTGGCCTCCATCGGCCAGGCCTACCTGGATACCCCGGAGGGCTTCCAGTACCACAAGCGCGTGGGCAAGATTGCAGAGCAGCGTGCTAAGGCCGCCATCGAAGGCGGCATCGACTGGGGCTTCGGTGAGCTCATCGCCTTCGGTTCACTGGCCAACTCCGGCAAGGTCGTCCGCTTGGCCGGTGAGGATTCCCGCCGCGGTACCTTCACCCAGCGCCATGCGGTGGCATTTGACCCGACCAATGCTGAGGAGTTCCACCCGCTCAATGATCTCGCACTGCGTGCTGGCAACGGCGGCAAGTTCATGGTCTACAACTCTGCACTGACCGAGTTCGCGGGCATGGGCTTCGAGTACGGCTACGCACTGGGCAACCCGGATGCCGTGGTGGCGTGGGAGGCACAGTTCGGTGACTTCGCCAATGGCGCACAAACCATCATCGACCAGTACGTCTCCTCCGGTGAGGCCAAGTGGGGTCTGATGAACTCCCTGATCCTGCTCCTGCCGCACGGCTACGAGGGCCAGGGCCCGGACCACTCCTCTGCCCGCATTGAGCGTTACCTGCAGCTGTGCGCTGAGGGCTCCATGACTGTGGCACAGCCTTCCACCCCGGCTAACCACTTCCACCTGCTGCGCCGCCAGGCGCTGGGTACCATGAAGCGCCCGCTGGTGGTCTTCACCCCGAAGGCCATGCTGCGTATGAAAGCCGCATCTTCCTCCGTGGAGGAGTTCACTGACATCAAGAAGTTCCGTTCGGTTATCAATGACCCGAAGTACTTCGACATGTACGGCGAGAAGATTGCCGATACTTCCAAGGTCACCACCATCATGCTGGTCTCCGGCAAGCTGTACTACGACCTGGAGAAGAAGCGCAACGATGATGGCCGCGAGGATATTGCCATCGTTCGCGTGGAAATGCTGCACCCCATCCCGTTCAACCGCCTGCGCGAGGCCTTTGAGGCCTACCCGAACGCTAAGCAGATTCGCTTCGTCCAGGCCGAGCCGGCCAACCAGGGGCCGTGGCCGTTCTACAACGAGCACCTGCGCACCCTGATTCCGAATATGCCGGACATGGTTCGCATCTCCCGCCGCGCCCAGTCCTCTACGGCTACCGGCAACGCCAAGGTGCACCAAATTGAGCACGATAAGCTGCTCAATGAGGCTTTCGCCGACTAG
- a CDS encoding FCD domain-containing protein — translation MSQVRFHTRFLSLHGNNVIVDTVRNMRSLARLTGLKALAERGKLLETTGDHRAMVTAALDRDRPVMERLVTAHINNVRSTWS, via the coding sequence ATGAGCCAAGTCAGGTTCCACACTCGTTTTCTGTCTCTGCATGGAAATAACGTCATCGTAGATACGGTCCGGAACATGCGCTCCCTAGCCAGGCTTACTGGGCTCAAAGCCCTAGCAGAACGCGGGAAGCTCCTGGAAACCACTGGCGACCACCGGGCGATGGTCACCGCCGCCCTGGACCGGGACCGCCCAGTGATGGAGCGCCTGGTGACCGCACACATCAACAACGTTCGCAGCACCTGGTCTTAG
- a CDS encoding GntR family transcriptional regulator, translating to MLPQTQKLRDRVTAALRAAIISGELTPGTIYSAPELARAFGVSPTPVREAMISLVNDALVEKLPNRGFRVIELDPAILDQAVEARLLLEVPTMGAIAQACTGNVAKAVFALLPLVDAMETTARHGDLVRLLETDTTFHTRFLSLHGNNVIVDTVRNMRSLARLTGLKALAPDLAHFSAEVRLG from the coding sequence GTGCTGCCCCAGACACAGAAACTTCGCGATCGCGTCACTGCAGCGCTACGCGCGGCGATAATCTCCGGTGAGTTGACCCCTGGGACCATCTACTCGGCCCCCGAGCTAGCCCGCGCCTTTGGGGTGTCGCCGACCCCGGTACGCGAGGCCATGATTTCCTTGGTCAACGACGCCCTGGTAGAAAAGCTCCCTAACCGGGGCTTCCGGGTTATCGAGTTAGACCCCGCCATTCTCGATCAGGCCGTCGAAGCCCGTCTGCTGCTCGAAGTGCCCACGATGGGTGCGATTGCCCAGGCCTGCACCGGTAACGTTGCCAAGGCAGTCTTTGCGTTGCTCCCGCTTGTCGATGCCATGGAAACCACCGCTCGCCACGGTGACCTGGTGCGCCTGCTGGAAACCGACACCACATTCCACACTCGTTTTCTGTCTCTGCATGGAAATAACGTCATCGTAGATACGGTCCGGAACATGCGCTCCCTAGCCAGGCTTACTGGGCTCAAAGCCCTAGCACCCGACTTGGCTCATTTTAGTGCGGAAGTCAGGCTTGGGTGA
- a CDS encoding carboxylesterase/lipase family protein encodes MSAHSHPASQPNGHPAASSASAQPADVLTVPTTAGYVRGIYEQLEDGSRVRSWRGVYFGDTTAGPARFQAARPVPPWAGVRDASEFGPVAPQPTYSWTERVEGSEDCLHLDIVRPDTDRTLPVVVYLHGGSYIVGSSHMFMLRGFNMARDLDVVYVSVNFRLGALGYLDVRSLAGQACANPALSDQLLALHWVRDNIAAFGGDPQAVTVMGESAGGAAVLTLMASPAAQGLFHRAIAQSPPISLVHSRAQSTLWARELVNRLALPRMSTVRDLQDQDFADIVRAGQSMMWRKQELLHLNSCYAPTVDRQLLPEHPIDVFESGTQAPVPLLIGTNADEASFAKFLFQRARARRRAGVRLLSSFDSAAAEEVVAQYNGAHSRSDFAQLLADALFWAPAVAVAEAHAVHHPTWMYSFEFAPVVLRALGLGAVHSLELSHLFGDAQASRISVLTRMGSAADFAGVTQTMQQHWRQFIHAGDPGPQWPAYRVFHSGDPAQRLEAARDNSGADVGLRAVRRFDVESSVVCDPKADKRLAWQDYNMRQWGAGRPELVEALDFITSLLD; translated from the coding sequence ATGAGCGCCCATTCCCACCCAGCCTCCCAACCCAATGGCCACCCAGCGGCCAGCTCAGCTTCTGCGCAGCCTGCCGATGTCCTGACCGTGCCCACCACCGCCGGTTATGTGCGCGGCATCTACGAGCAGCTAGAAGACGGCAGCCGGGTGCGCTCCTGGCGCGGGGTCTACTTTGGGGATACCACCGCCGGGCCAGCCCGTTTCCAGGCCGCGCGCCCGGTGCCGCCTTGGGCCGGGGTGCGCGATGCCAGCGAATTTGGTCCAGTTGCACCCCAGCCCACCTATTCCTGGACTGAGCGCGTGGAAGGCAGTGAGGATTGCCTGCACCTGGACATCGTTCGCCCGGACACGGACCGCACGCTGCCGGTGGTGGTGTACCTGCACGGCGGCTCCTACATCGTGGGCTCTTCTCACATGTTCATGCTGCGCGGTTTCAACATGGCTCGCGACTTAGATGTGGTCTATGTTTCAGTAAATTTTCGCCTGGGTGCCTTGGGCTACCTGGACGTGCGCAGCCTCGCAGGCCAGGCGTGTGCCAACCCGGCGCTAAGCGATCAGCTTCTGGCCTTGCACTGGGTGCGCGATAACATTGCTGCCTTTGGTGGTGACCCGCAGGCCGTGACGGTGATGGGGGAGTCTGCTGGCGGTGCTGCTGTGCTGACTCTGATGGCTAGCCCCGCAGCCCAAGGGCTGTTCCACCGGGCCATTGCCCAGTCGCCTCCGATTAGTTTGGTGCACTCCCGGGCTCAGTCCACTTTGTGGGCGCGCGAGCTAGTCAACCGGCTGGCCTTGCCGCGGATGAGTACGGTGCGGGACTTGCAGGACCAGGATTTTGCCGATATCGTCCGCGCAGGTCAGTCAATGATGTGGCGCAAGCAGGAGTTACTGCACCTCAATTCGTGTTATGCGCCTACCGTTGACCGCCAGTTGTTGCCGGAGCACCCCATTGATGTCTTCGAGTCCGGCACCCAGGCCCCGGTGCCCCTGCTGATTGGGACGAATGCTGACGAGGCCAGCTTTGCCAAGTTCTTGTTCCAGCGCGCCCGGGCCCGCCGCCGTGCCGGGGTGCGCCTGCTAAGCTCCTTTGACTCTGCTGCAGCCGAGGAGGTGGTGGCGCAGTATAACGGTGCCCATAGCCGCTCTGATTTTGCGCAGTTGCTTGCCGATGCCCTCTTTTGGGCACCCGCCGTTGCCGTCGCTGAGGCTCATGCGGTGCACCATCCCACCTGGATGTATAGCTTCGAGTTTGCTCCGGTTGTGCTGCGGGCTTTGGGGTTGGGGGCGGTGCATTCTCTGGAGCTTTCGCACCTGTTTGGCGACGCCCAAGCCTCGCGTATCTCGGTGCTCACACGCATGGGATCCGCGGCAGACTTTGCTGGGGTGACGCAGACCATGCAACAGCATTGGCGCCAGTTCATCCATGCCGGGGATCCGGGCCCGCAGTGGCCGGCCTACAGGGTGTTTCATAGTGGCGATCCAGCCCAGCGTCTGGAAGCTGCCCGGGACAATTCAGGTGCTGACGTTGGCTTGCGGGCCGTGCGCCGCTTCGATGTGGAAAGCTCGGTGGTGTGTGATCCGAAGGCGGATAAACGCCTGGCCTGGCAGGACTACAATATGCGCCAATGGGGCGCGGGGCGGCCAGAATTGGTTGAGGCCCTTGATTTCATTACCAGCCTGCTGGATTAG